The genomic stretch TCCTCAGCGCCCTGCTGGGCAGCCTGAACGGCTACGCCCTGAGCAAATGGAAGTTCCGCGGCGCCAACACCCTGTTCGCGCTGATGCTCTTCGGGATGTTCATCCCGTACCAGGCCGTGCTGATCCCGCTGTTCCAGTTCATCAAGAGCCTCGGCCTGTACGGCAGCATCTGGGGCCTGATCCTGGCGCACGTCGTGTACGGCATTCCCATCACCACGCTGATCTTCCGCAACTTCTACGCCGACGTGCCCGACGCCCTGATCGAGGCCGCCACCATCGACGGCGCGGGCTTCTGGCAGATCTACGGCCGGGTCATCTTCCCGATCAGCATCCCCGGCTTCGTCGTCGTGATCATCTGGCAGTTCACGCAGGTCTGGAACGAATTCCTGTTCGCCGCCACCCTGACCAACACCACCAGCCAGCCCGTCACGTACGCCCTGTCGCAGCTCGCGGGCGGACAGGCCGTCAGCTGGAACCTGCCCATGGCCGGCGCGATCCTCGCCGCACTCCCCACCCTGCTCGTGTACATCCTGCTGGGCCGTTACTTCGTGCGCGGCCTGCTCGCCGGGTCCGTCAAGGGCTGAACCCCAATCCACTCCGCGCGCCCCACACCGGAGTGCGGGGCGCGCTCATTTCACCTGTGCCACGTGCCGTCCCTTGCCGCTGCGTCCGATCCTGCCCTCGCGCATCAACAGCCCCAGCAGGCTGTACGACAGGTAGTCCTTCGAGCCGCCCCCGTAGTCGCTGCGCAGGCCCAGCAGGCTGGCCACCTCGGCGTTTTTCACGCCGCCCGGGTTGGCCTGCGCGAACTCCAGCACGGCGTCCTTGAGCAGCGTCAGGCCCACCTGCGCCTTCTCCGGCACGCCGGCGGGCACGGTCAGGCCGGGCCGCTCCTTGCCCCCCAGACCCGAGGGCAGCACGGTATTCGTCAGGAGGCCGCCGCTGGCCTGCGTGCCGAACGCCGCGATCAGTTCCGCTTCCAGCTGCAGCGCCTCGGGTTCAGTCAGGTGCTCCACCAGATAGCTCACGAGGACCTGCGCGCCCGCCCCTTCGATCTCGCGGATGCGGTCGCCCTTGGGGGTGTGGTCTGGGCGGATCAGGTGATCGTGGGCGCGCGTGCCGGTGCCCTTGCCGATGTAGAAGGGCCGCGCCGGGTGCTGGCGCGGGTCCTTGAGGGCGTACACGTAGTACGGCTTGTCCGGCGTCACCTGGGCGTCCCGATCATCCGCTCCAGCATGCCAGGTCTGCGCCGTGTGCCGCGCCGCAGGTTCGCCTACCCGCGCATGACGAAGTGTTCGATGATGGCGTGGTGGTCCTCGAAGAACAGTTCGGGGCTCGCCAGGATGTCACTCAGGGGCATCCAGAGGGCGTCGCTGGCGTCGCTGCCGCCGCTGAGGCGTGGGAGCTGCCCGATGCCGAGGTCGAAGTGGAAGGCGTGGGTGATGGTGCGGCCGCGCAGGCTGCGGTCGGGGTAGTCGAAGACCGCCTGGGCGCGCAGCGCGGCTTTCAGGTCGAGGCCGCTGCCCAGGCCGGTTTCTTCCTGTACCTCGCGGACGCAGCAGTCGAGGAGGGTTTCTTTCTGTTCGAGGAACCCGCCGGGCATGGCGAGGCGCCCCCGGCCGGGCAGGCCGCCACGCCGGACGAGGAGGACGTGGCCGCTGCGGGTGATGACGGCGTCGGTCGTGACGAAGATGGGGGGGTAGGGGGCGTCCTTCCAGGCGGCGCGGTAGCGGGCGAGGTACTCGTACTCGTCGCGCAGGTCGCGGTAGTCGGGGGTGGTCTGGAAGGTGGTCAGGAAGGCGTGGACAGCGGGGGGGACCATGCCGTGCACAGTGTCCAGGTGGCCTTCGAAGTAGGCGCGGCGGACGTCGGTGGCGCTGAGGTCGCTGACGACGTGGGTGGGGATGAATTCCCAGGCGGGGAAGGAGCGCAGGTAGTAGCTGCTCTCGTCCTTGATGTGGCCGATGAGGGCGACGTCGCTGCTGCCGCGTGTGTGGGCGGTCACCCCGGCCTGGACCTCACTGAGCCACAGGGCCTCGTTGTAGTGGTAGTCGCGGACGTGCACGAACAGCACGCGGGTTTTTGGGATGCCGGCGTCCTGAAGCATGCGGCTGATGAGGTCCTGGCGTTCCTCGGCGGTGAAGGGGTTCTTGATGTTGCGCGCGGCGCGGGCGCTGCCGATGACCACGATGAGTTTCTGCACGCTCTGGAGCGCTTCGAGCATCACGGCGAGGTGCGCGGCGTGGGGGGGTTCAAAGCGGCCGATGTACACCCCGAAGGTGCGGCGGCGGCGCGGGGTGGGGGAGGGGGTGCGGGGCGCGGTCATGCTCCTCACGTTGACATGCGGTAAGCATGAAAAACATGAGTTATTCGGAAGAGAGACTTGAACCGGGTGCAGTTACCGCATCTGCCCCGACGCTGCCGGGTGCGGGGGCGTACGCTGAGGCATGACCCGCACCCTGCTGGCCGCCACCCTCCTCTCGCTCGCTGCACCCGCCGTCGCCGGGGGCGCCGCCGCGCCCGTCACGCAGGTGCAGCCCGGCACACCCGCCGCCGTCATGGCCGCCCTGAAGGCCGCCGGGTACAAGGTCACCATGGACCCCGCCCAGGCCGACCGCGACCCCACCATGACCTTCACCAGCGGCGGGCACGAGGTGCAGGTGTGGCTCAGCGGATGCAAGAGCGGCGTGTGCAGCCGCGCCACCGCCAGCACCTCCTGGGATTACAGCGACGCCGAGGACCTCGACCTGGACCTCGTGAACGAGTGGAACAGCAACTACTACACCCAGGCGTACGCCTACGAGGGCAGCTACTACCTCGACAGCACCCTGGCCATCCGAGGTGGGTTCACGCAGGCCACCGTGAAGGCCTGGATCGCCGAGTACCTGGAGGACGTCAACGCCTTCGAGGAAGAACTGCCGGGCGAGTAAGACGACCTCGGGTGGAAAGGTTTTGTACACCTTTCCACCCGAGCAGAGCGAGCAGGAACCAAGCGGGTTCCGGGTTGTCAACGAAACAAACGGAATCCGTACAGGACGGGCTCCGTGCAGCGCGTGCGGACGTAAAGAAAACCCACAGGCCAGTTCAAGGCGCCTGAACGGCCGCCGCACCCGCGCCGCGCCTCCCCGGCACACACTGAAGGTCTCATGGCAGACCTCAAACACC from Deinococcus soli (ex Cha et al. 2016) encodes the following:
- a CDS encoding carbohydrate ABC transporter permease encodes the protein MTTTAPANATPSAAPRRAIKPGRVVMYALLILAALFFLVPVYLLFATALKSPDAINLATTWHWPAALNWASFSDAWAKIGGNVLNSLFLAVTATILSALLGSLNGYALSKWKFRGANTLFALMLFGMFIPYQAVLIPLFQFIKSLGLYGSIWGLILAHVVYGIPITTLIFRNFYADVPDALIEAATIDGAGFWQIYGRVIFPISIPGFVVVIIWQFTQVWNEFLFAATLTNTTSQPVTYALSQLAGGQAVSWNLPMAGAILAALPTLLVYILLGRYFVRGLLAGSVKG
- a CDS encoding GIY-YIG nuclease family protein, producing MTPDKPYYVYALKDPRQHPARPFYIGKGTGTRAHDHLIRPDHTPKGDRIREIEGAGAQVLVSYLVEHLTEPEALQLEAELIAAFGTQASGGLLTNTVLPSGLGGKERPGLTVPAGVPEKAQVGLTLLKDAVLEFAQANPGGVKNAEVASLLGLRSDYGGGSKDYLSYSLLGLLMREGRIGRSGKGRHVAQVK
- a CDS encoding bifunctional nicotinamide-nucleotide adenylyltransferase/Nudix hydroxylase, translating into MTAPRTPSPTPRRRRTFGVYIGRFEPPHAAHLAVMLEALQSVQKLIVVIGSARAARNIKNPFTAEERQDLISRMLQDAGIPKTRVLFVHVRDYHYNEALWLSEVQAGVTAHTRGSSDVALIGHIKDESSYYLRSFPAWEFIPTHVVSDLSATDVRRAYFEGHLDTVHGMVPPAVHAFLTTFQTTPDYRDLRDEYEYLARYRAAWKDAPYPPIFVTTDAVITRSGHVLLVRRGGLPGRGRLAMPGGFLEQKETLLDCCVREVQEETGLGSGLDLKAALRAQAVFDYPDRSLRGRTITHAFHFDLGIGQLPRLSGGSDASDALWMPLSDILASPELFFEDHHAIIEHFVMRG
- a CDS encoding YbjN domain-containing protein, translating into MTRTLLAATLLSLAAPAVAGGAAAPVTQVQPGTPAAVMAALKAAGYKVTMDPAQADRDPTMTFTSGGHEVQVWLSGCKSGVCSRATASTSWDYSDAEDLDLDLVNEWNSNYYTQAYAYEGSYYLDSTLAIRGGFTQATVKAWIAEYLEDVNAFEEELPGE